The nucleotide sequence TGCCGCATATTTATAGCCGCTATTCATGGTGGATAAGTCTTTAAAGCCTGGATTTGGTCGGTTAGATAAATCTAGATTTAGAGCCCTCGCCATTAATATCATAGCTTGTAATCGAGTAACCGGTGCTTGCGGACGAAATGAATTATCGTAAAAACCGTTAATGACTTTTTTGTCTGTTAAGTATGTAATTTCATCTTTTGCCCAATAATCACGGCTCACATCTTTAAACGCAGCCGAAGCAAAGGTAGTGCCTGTAAAAGTTAAACAACAAACTAACAGTAGACTAAATAATCTCTTCATTCAATTGGCCCCTTTTCATTTTCATAATTAAAGAGAATAAGATAAATATTGCTTTACATTTAAGACTCTTAATTCCTTAATTTGAATTGTAATCCATTTAGTGGATGACTATAGATTTATAATACCATGAAAATAGAAGGGCGGAATAAGTGGGGTATAGGAAAACTTATAAAGAGAAAGTGCTTAGCTAATTGCAAAGAGAGTGTTTTTGTAGGATAGTCTTTGTTTTTATCTAGTTCTTTTTTATCAAAACTAATAAGCTACTAATTAAGACCTCTATGGTAAAAAACTTAAGAATAATATGATTTTTTACAAACACTACTTAGAAAAGGAACGGTTTTATGCAAAAGCAAGCGTAAGGCAAAAAGGAGAGCCAATTATCCACAAGAGCTAACGGACACCCATTATGTAAAAAGCATTCGCTTATTGCACCTATAAAGAAAGAGCAGATGGCAGGGAGTAGCGTAGGGGCTAGAATCGCAAGAATAAAAATGGATCCGTATAATATTTTTAAATCCTACTTGACACATTGGAATTTACGTATTAATATACTGGTATTAAATAAATGAATAGTCATTATTTTAATGTTGAATGAATATTAAGCGCTGATTGGACATCCAAAGGCACCTTATACATTTTCAACATTCATCTCGTATGAATGTTGAAATGTATCGGGTGCTTTTTTTGTACCTATGAAGCACGGAGAGGAGGAGCATGGACAAAAATAAGATGGATCTGCTGGAAGAGGCAGATTGGTTATTTCGAAAGATGGTTCGCAAGTTCATTAAAGAGCGTGACAAAATCATGATTGAAGGAGTGATGTTGCCGGGATTCTTGATTTTAAAGAAGATTATTCAAGCCGGGGAACAGCGGTTAACTGATTTAGCTGAAGAGCTTGACCTTACCTCCGGGGCGATTACAGCTATTTGCGACAAACTGGAGGGCAGAAGATTTGCGATTCGCAAACGCCATAACGAAGACCGGCGAATAGTACTGCTGGGCATTACCGATGAGGGACGCGAATTTATCGCACGGAACAACGAGGTGGGAGTAAACCTTATTTCTATTTTATTCGAGGGATTTTCACACGAGGAAATTAAAGTGCAAATTGAGATGTACCGGCGCTTAATCAATAATCTAGAAGGGTTATCAGATGATGTCTTGTCATTAGCCAAAGAGAGGAAAAACAAAAAGGATTCATCAATCCAAAAAAAACGTTTTTTAACTTATTAAAAGGAGTGGGGAAATATGGGACTGCCAACAATTCATCCAACAGGGGCAACGATTTATTCACCAGAAAAGGCGTGGAGTGGTTACACGATTTTCCAAGCACCGGACCTTGGCGCATTATTAATTGATATGAACGGAAAAGAAGTTCACTTATGGAAAGGGCTTCGTGGTTTTCCAAATAAAGTTTTCCCGGATGGATATGTACTGGGGCATACATTTAACCGTGATCCGGAGCATGGTTTCCAGGACGAAGGGGATCTTGTGCAGGTCGATTTTGAAGGGAATATCGTCTGGAAGTTTGATAAGCACGAATTTATTACAGATCCAGGACATGAAGGAAGATGGCTCGCCCGTGCACACCATGATTACCAGCGTGAAGGAAATTCAGTTGGCTATTATGCACCGGGCCAGGACCCAAAAACAGATGCAGGAAACACGCTGATTCTAGCTCACCGTGATGTTCATAAGCCTGAAATTTCAAAGCATGACCTATTGGACGATGTAATTTTAGAAGTCGATTGGGAAGGAAATATCGTCTGGGAATGGTTATTCAGCGACCACTTTGATGAACTTCAATTCGATGAGGAAGCGAAAAAAATTATTTATGAAGAGCCAAACCGGCGTTTCTTCGGA is from Bacillus sp. PK3_68 and encodes:
- a CDS encoding MarR family transcriptional regulator codes for the protein MDKNKMDLLEEADWLFRKMVRKFIKERDKIMIEGVMLPGFLILKKIIQAGEQRLTDLAEELDLTSGAITAICDKLEGRRFAIRKRHNEDRRIVLLGITDEGREFIARNNEVGVNLISILFEGFSHEEIKVQIEMYRRLINNLEGLSDDVLSLAKERKNKKDSSIQKKRFLTY